The Prionailurus bengalensis isolate Pbe53 chromosome A3, Fcat_Pben_1.1_paternal_pri, whole genome shotgun sequence genome includes a window with the following:
- the MAPRE1 gene encoding microtubule-associated protein RP/EB family member 1, which yields MAVNVYSTSVTSDNLSRHDMLAWINESLQLNLTKIEQLCSGAAYCQFMDMLFPGSIALKKVKFQAKLEHEYIQNFKILQAGFKRMGVDKIIPVDKLVKGKFQDNFEFVQWFKKFFDANYDGKDYDPVAARQGQETAVAPSLVAPALNKPKKPLSSSSAAPQRPIATHRTTATPKAGPGVVRKNPGVGNGDDEAAELMQQVNVLKLTVEDLEKERDFYFGKLRNIELICQENEGENNPVLQRIVDILYATDEGFVIPDEGGPQEEQEEY from the exons ATGGCAGTGAACGTATACTCAACGTCCGTCACCAGTGATAACCTAAGTCGACATGACATGCTGGCCTGGATCAATGAGTCTCTGCAGCTGAATCTGACAAAGATTGAACAGTTGTGTTCAG GGGCTGCCTATTGTCAGTTTATGGACATGCTGTTCCCTGGCTCCATTGCCCTGAAAAAAGTGAAATTCCAGGCTAAGCTAGAACACGAATACATCCAGAACTTCAAAATACTACAAGCAGGTTTTAAGAGAATGGGTGTTGACAAA ATAATTCCTGTGGACAAATTAGTAAAAGGAAAGTTTCAGGACAATTTTGAATTTGTTCAGTGGTTCAAGAAGTTTTTTGATGCAAACTATGATGGAAAAGACTATGACCCCGTAGCTGCCAGACAAGGTCAAGAAACTGCAGTGGCTCCCTCCCTTGTTGCTCCAGCTCTGAACAAACCGAAGAAACCTCTCAGCTCTAGCAGTGCag CTCCACAGAGGCCCATTGCGACCCACAGAACTACTGCAACCCCTAAGGCTGGCCCAGGTGTGGTGCGAAAGAATCCTGGTGTGGGCAACGGGGATGACGAAGCAGCTGAATTGATGCAGCAG GTCAACGTATTGAAACTTACTGTTGAAGacttggagaaagagagagatttctaCTTTGGAAAGCTAAGGAACATTGAATTGATTTGCCAGGAGAACGAGGGGGAAAACAACCCTGTATTGCAGAGGATCGTGGACATTCTCTACGCCACAGAC GAAGGCTTTGTGATCCCTGATGAAGGGGGCCCACAGGAGGAGCAAGAAGAGTATTAA